A region from the Hydrogenimonas sp. genome encodes:
- a CDS encoding chorismate mutase I / prephenate dehydratase — MNLEELRKQIDAIDDRLLELLNRRIEVVQRVGELKHRTGASIYRPEREKAIIKRLVQKNEGPLTEPAIEAIFLEIFAVARNFEQPQRVAYLGPEGSFTHQAAENRFGAMSEYIPLHSIPAVFKAVHADRARFAVVPIENNTNGFVGETLDELAESDLKIVAELYLPIHHSFVTKAEHLRRIERIYSKDIAFNQCRSFLLEHELDTVEYVPVESTAKAARLAAADTQSAAICSHIAAKLYNVPIMFENIEDNHKNRTRFIILGDFENEPSGSDKTSILAKLSDKPGSLYEFLRSFHEAGINLKKIESRPASGEAEFDYWFYIDFEGHKDEPAIKEVLQKHKESIKILGSYVQNG, encoded by the coding sequence ATGAATCTTGAAGAGCTCAGAAAGCAGATCGACGCGATCGACGACAGGCTGCTGGAGCTTCTTAACAGGCGTATAGAAGTTGTGCAGAGAGTCGGAGAGCTCAAACACAGGACCGGGGCTTCGATATATAGGCCGGAGAGGGAGAAGGCGATCATAAAAAGGCTCGTTCAAAAGAATGAAGGACCACTTACCGAGCCGGCCATAGAGGCTATATTTCTGGAGATTTTCGCGGTTGCCAGGAACTTCGAGCAGCCGCAGCGGGTAGCCTATCTCGGACCGGAGGGCAGCTTTACGCACCAGGCCGCCGAAAACCGCTTCGGGGCGATGAGCGAATATATTCCTCTACACTCCATTCCGGCGGTATTCAAGGCTGTCCACGCCGATCGGGCCAGGTTTGCCGTTGTCCCCATTGAGAACAATACAAACGGTTTCGTGGGCGAGACACTGGATGAGCTGGCCGAGAGCGACCTTAAAATAGTCGCGGAGCTCTATCTGCCGATACACCACTCCTTCGTCACCAAGGCGGAGCACCTGCGCCGGATAGAGCGGATCTACTCCAAAGATATAGCGTTCAACCAGTGCAGAAGCTTTCTACTGGAGCATGAACTCGATACGGTGGAGTATGTTCCGGTGGAGTCCACGGCAAAAGCTGCCAGGCTTGCTGCCGCCGATACGCAGAGTGCGGCGATCTGCTCCCATATCGCGGCGAAGCTCTACAATGTGCCCATAATGTTCGAAAATATCGAGGATAACCATAAAAACAGAACGCGTTTTATCATTCTGGGAGATTTCGAAAACGAACCGAGCGGATCGGACAAGACTTCGATTCTGGCGAAGCTGTCGGACAAACCGGGAAGCCTCTACGAGTTTCTGCGCAGTTTTCATGAAGCGGGTATAAACCTCAAAAAGATTGAGAGCAGGCCGGCATCCGGTGAAGCGGAGTTTGACTACTGGTTCTATATAGACTTTGAGGGCCACAAGGATGAACCTGCGATCAAAGAGGTTCTGCAAAAGCATAAAGAGAGCATAAAAATTCTGGGCAGTTACGTTCAGAACGGTTAA
- a CDS encoding NagD, predicted sugar phosphatases of the HAD superfamily, which yields MKGFLIDVQGTLIDDADKRAIPGSLEVIESLRKRGVPFMLVTNNTKMESAEFRGYLRGLGFDFSDEQYLDPLMVLESVLPPCRVAAYGTEPFLRVLRERGYRLEYDSPEAVLVSIKEDFGNDEFATMIEALLGGAALIGMHETSLYAKSGRRYPGVGAILKMLSFATGRDYEVVGKPSERFYSLALDMLREQGGSAEPGSVVMVSDDLTGDLKGAKEMGMRTALVLSGKIASADEVAEELERIEPEWVCGSVGEWYESYERGAA from the coding sequence GTGAAAGGTTTTCTGATCGATGTACAGGGAACGTTGATAGACGATGCCGACAAAAGAGCCATTCCCGGTTCCCTGGAGGTGATCGAGTCGCTTAGAAAGAGAGGAGTCCCCTTTATGCTCGTGACGAACAATACAAAGATGGAGAGTGCCGAATTCAGAGGCTACCTGCGGGGCTTGGGGTTCGACTTCTCCGACGAGCAGTACCTCGATCCGCTGATGGTTCTGGAGAGTGTTCTGCCCCCCTGCCGCGTCGCCGCCTACGGCACCGAGCCTTTTTTGAGAGTGCTGCGGGAGAGGGGCTACAGGCTTGAGTACGACTCTCCCGAGGCCGTTCTTGTGAGTATAAAAGAGGATTTTGGCAACGATGAGTTCGCCACGATGATAGAGGCGCTTTTGGGAGGTGCCGCGCTTATAGGAATGCACGAAACCTCTCTCTATGCCAAAAGCGGTAGAAGGTACCCGGGTGTAGGGGCGATTTTGAAGATGCTCTCTTTCGCCACCGGTCGCGATTATGAAGTGGTTGGGAAGCCGAGTGAGAGATTCTACAGCCTGGCTCTCGATATGTTGAGAGAGCAGGGAGGTTCCGCTGAACCGGGAAGCGTTGTCATGGTCAGCGACGATCTGACCGGTGATCTCAAAGGGGCCAAGGAGATGGGTATGCGTACGGCACTGGTTCTGAGCGGAAAGATAGCTTCCGCGGATGAAGTCGCTGAGGAGCTGGAGCGGATAGAGCCGGAGTGGGTCTGCGGGAGTGTAGGCGAATGGTATGAATCATATGAGAGAGGTGCCGCATGA
- a CDS encoding biosynthetic aromatic amino acid aminotransferase beta: MKFNPVIEHLKTYEPGKPIELVVREFGIEPSEIIKLASNENPYGCSPKAVEAVQKSADLMFRYPDDTMGSLKERLGRHFGVSSSNLIIGAGSDQVIELACRAKLYGGAKILQSEITFAMYQIYAAQCGASVIKAPGISHDLDAIYSLYKEHRPEIIFICAPNNPTGDCLDRVDIENFVDAVDRDTLVVLDGAYQEYAAYKDRSKALDPAAMTERFPHLLYLGTFSKAYGLGGMRIGYGIASEEIIKGLYKLRPPFNVTTLSLIAAEQALGDREFVEMTLENCFEQMKEYISFARKAGIEAIESYTNFITYMFEDPLDSTELSDALLRKGIIVRDLKGYGINAVRITIGKPEENIRFFEAMDQLLDSGTR, translated from the coding sequence ATGAAATTCAATCCGGTCATCGAACACCTGAAGACTTACGAGCCGGGCAAGCCTATAGAGCTGGTCGTCCGGGAGTTCGGCATAGAGCCCTCTGAAATCATAAAACTCGCTTCCAACGAAAATCCATACGGATGCAGCCCGAAAGCGGTCGAGGCGGTTCAAAAGTCTGCGGATCTTATGTTCCGATATCCGGATGACACGATGGGTTCACTCAAAGAGAGGCTCGGCAGACACTTCGGGGTCTCAAGTTCCAATCTCATCATAGGTGCCGGAAGCGATCAGGTAATAGAGCTCGCCTGCAGAGCCAAACTCTACGGCGGCGCCAAGATTCTGCAGAGCGAGATAACCTTCGCCATGTACCAGATATATGCCGCCCAGTGCGGTGCCTCGGTAATCAAGGCCCCCGGCATAAGTCACGACCTCGACGCGATCTACTCTCTCTACAAAGAGCACAGACCTGAAATCATCTTTATCTGTGCGCCCAACAACCCTACCGGAGACTGCCTGGACAGGGTGGACATAGAGAATTTCGTCGATGCGGTAGATCGTGACACTCTGGTGGTTCTCGACGGGGCCTATCAGGAGTATGCGGCCTATAAAGACCGATCCAAAGCGCTCGATCCGGCCGCAATGACCGAAAGGTTTCCACACCTTCTATACCTTGGAACCTTCTCCAAGGCGTATGGGTTGGGCGGTATGCGTATAGGTTACGGTATCGCCTCCGAAGAGATCATCAAGGGGCTGTATAAACTAAGACCTCCGTTCAACGTCACTACCCTCAGTCTCATTGCCGCGGAGCAGGCGCTCGGTGACAGAGAGTTCGTGGAGATGACGCTTGAAAACTGCTTCGAGCAGATGAAAGAGTATATATCTTTCGCTAGAAAGGCTGGCATAGAAGCTATAGAGAGCTATACAAACTTCATAACATATATGTTTGAAGACCCGCTCGACTCCACGGAGTTGAGCGATGCGCTCCTGCGCAAGGGAATAATCGTCAGGGATCTGAAAGGGTACGGCATAAACGCCGTTAGGATCACGATAGGAAAACCGGAAGAGAATATCCGTTTTTTCGAAGCGATGGATCAACTGCTGGATAGTGGGACAAGATGA
- a CDS encoding flagellar motor switch protein FliG, with translation MSVQLTPQQQAQLEELSMAEKIAILLIQLGEDVTTNIFAHLDVEAITEISKFIAMAKTIDRPVAMAILEEFYAIMQSNQYLSTGGLEYAKEILYKALGPEEAKKIIERLSKTMQSSQNFGFLSKIKPQQLADFIVNEHPQTIALILAHMDPGDAANVLSFFEDDLRAEIAMRMANLGDISPQIIKRVSTVLENKLESLASYKVEVGGPRAVADIFNRLGQKAAKSTLVQIEQLDEQLASAIKEMMFTFEDIVNLDNNAIREILKSVDKKDLMLALKSAPVELKERFLSNMSQRAREAFEEEMQFMGAVKVKEVEGAQRKIVEVVQKLAEEGVVSIGEAEEMIE, from the coding sequence GTGAGTGTGCAGTTGACGCCTCAGCAGCAGGCCCAGCTTGAAGAGTTGTCGATGGCGGAGAAGATAGCCATTCTTCTTATCCAGCTGGGCGAGGATGTGACTACAAACATATTCGCTCATCTAGATGTGGAAGCGATTACCGAGATCTCCAAGTTTATCGCTATGGCGAAAACAATCGATAGGCCTGTGGCCATGGCGATACTGGAGGAGTTCTACGCGATAATGCAGTCCAACCAGTACCTGAGTACCGGAGGGTTGGAGTATGCGAAGGAGATTCTCTACAAGGCTCTCGGCCCCGAGGAGGCGAAGAAGATAATAGAGCGCCTTTCTAAAACCATGCAGAGCAGCCAGAATTTCGGTTTTCTCTCCAAAATCAAGCCCCAGCAGCTTGCCGATTTCATCGTCAACGAGCATCCGCAGACGATCGCACTCATACTCGCCCATATGGATCCGGGTGATGCGGCCAATGTCCTGAGCTTTTTCGAAGATGACCTTCGTGCCGAAATAGCCATGCGTATGGCGAATCTGGGAGATATATCTCCGCAGATCATCAAGCGGGTATCTACCGTTTTGGAGAACAAGCTGGAGTCTCTTGCAAGTTACAAGGTAGAGGTCGGCGGACCGAGAGCGGTTGCCGACATATTCAACCGCCTTGGCCAGAAGGCTGCGAAATCTACGCTTGTTCAGATAGAACAGCTCGATGAGCAGCTCGCCAGTGCTATCAAAGAGATGATGTTTACCTTCGAAGATATAGTGAATCTGGACAACAATGCGATAAGAGAGATTCTTAAATCTGTGGACAAAAAGGATCTGATGCTTGCACTCAAAAGCGCTCCGGTAGAGTTGAAAGAGCGCTTTTTGTCGAACATGTCCCAGCGTGCCAGGGAGGCTTTCGAAGAGGAGATGCAGTTTATGGGTGCCGTAAAAGTGAAAGAGGTGGAGGGTGCCCAGAGGAAGATTGTCGAAGTCGTTCAGAAGCTGGCCGAAGAGGGGGTAGTCAGCATCGGAGAGGCAGAGGAGATGATAGAGTAA
- a CDS encoding mobile element protein produces MKKRFSEEQIVKILQEAERAATDQEVIRKHNISDTTFYRWKKLYGGMGVSEVKRLKELERENARLKKLLAEQILVNDALKDVVEKKW; encoded by the coding sequence ATGAAGAAACGATTTAGTGAAGAGCAGATCGTCAAAATTTTGCAGGAGGCGGAGCGGGCCGCGACAGACCAGGAGGTCATCCGAAAGCACAATATATCCGATACGACGTTCTACCGGTGGAAAAAGCTCTATGGAGGCATGGGGGTTTCCGAGGTCAAGCGGCTCAAAGAGCTCGAAAGGGAGAACGCCAGGCTGAAAAAGCTGCTGGCGGAGCAGATACTCGTCAACGATGCGCTGAAGGATGTTGTCGAAAAAAAGTGGTAA
- a CDS encoding mobile element protein has translation MVRPDQKRAAVRMMQAHNVSQRRACQEIGVSRSSMVYKPRQPFKDEVLAESVKALSEKYPRFGYRRIGVMLGWEMNETINAKRIYRLWTMLNLQLPKKRPRRRRPGTDPIKLQSGHINHVWSYDFVSDRAANGQKLKILVVVDEYTRECLALEVAASIRTHHLIDTLSRLMTLYGRPKFIRSDNGPEFTAKAVIQWLTDNDIGPAFIKPGSPWQNAYVESFNGKFRDECLNREWFYNRKEAAVIIEKWRNHYNHERPHSSLDKQPPAKVSGRKYVA, from the coding sequence GTGGTAAGGCCCGACCAGAAGCGTGCAGCGGTGCGGATGATGCAAGCGCACAACGTCTCGCAACGGCGGGCCTGCCAGGAGATCGGCGTGAGCCGGTCGAGTATGGTCTACAAACCGAGACAGCCCTTCAAGGACGAGGTGCTGGCCGAATCGGTCAAAGCGCTCAGCGAGAAATATCCCCGTTTCGGCTATCGCCGCATCGGTGTGATGCTGGGTTGGGAAATGAACGAGACGATCAACGCTAAGCGGATCTATCGCCTATGGACAATGCTGAACCTGCAGCTGCCGAAGAAGCGTCCCAGGCGCAGACGTCCGGGAACCGACCCGATCAAACTGCAATCCGGGCATATCAATCATGTCTGGAGCTACGATTTCGTCAGCGACCGTGCCGCCAATGGGCAGAAGCTCAAGATTCTGGTGGTCGTAGACGAATACACAAGAGAATGCCTGGCACTGGAGGTAGCGGCTTCCATCAGGACGCACCATCTCATCGATACGCTCTCTCGCCTGATGACACTGTACGGCAGGCCCAAATTCATCCGCAGTGACAATGGGCCGGAGTTCACGGCTAAGGCGGTTATTCAATGGCTGACAGACAATGATATCGGTCCGGCTTTCATCAAGCCAGGCTCTCCCTGGCAGAACGCCTATGTGGAAAGCTTCAATGGAAAATTCAGGGACGAGTGTCTGAACAGGGAGTGGTTTTACAATCGGAAAGAGGCCGCTGTCATCATCGAAAAATGGCGAAATCATTACAATCACGAACGACCGCACAGCTCACTGGACAAACAGCCACCGGCCAAGGTTTCAGGCAGAAAATATGTCGCCTGA
- a CDS encoding flagellar assembly protein FliH, whose protein sequence is METVIPPNKTSGHVIQKYHFKVLAEGPKNEDGHLHEEVLEESTGEEEQTVSSDQPQPVERRDEVVEQMLKKADELSTNLVKMQMQLEKQQQEFEKRIEEEKAAAFEAGKEAGTKECMEQVESALEEQRRRLATAVEALEQSREMFLRKVDTIEEELIETALDLAKQVVAKEVQSDSKEVALRLARLLLAEVKDAAKITLKVNPDDYDYLKANLAESGSGVEITADPAVGAGGVIIQSDIGNIDGEIMHRFERIKEAVFGTVNQGNG, encoded by the coding sequence ATGGAGACTGTTATCCCACCGAACAAAACAAGCGGGCATGTGATCCAGAAGTACCACTTCAAAGTTCTCGCCGAAGGTCCGAAAAACGAGGATGGGCACCTGCACGAGGAGGTGCTCGAAGAGAGTACCGGAGAGGAGGAGCAGACGGTATCTTCCGACCAGCCGCAGCCGGTAGAGAGAAGAGATGAAGTTGTGGAGCAGATGCTGAAAAAGGCGGATGAGCTCTCCACCAACCTCGTCAAGATGCAGATGCAGCTCGAAAAGCAGCAGCAGGAGTTTGAAAAGCGCATCGAAGAGGAGAAAGCAGCCGCTTTCGAAGCTGGAAAAGAGGCGGGTACGAAGGAGTGCATGGAGCAGGTCGAGAGCGCCCTCGAAGAGCAGAGAAGGCGGCTGGCCACGGCTGTCGAAGCACTTGAACAGAGCAGAGAGATGTTCCTTCGGAAAGTAGATACGATAGAAGAGGAGCTTATAGAGACTGCGCTAGACCTTGCGAAACAGGTTGTTGCCAAAGAGGTGCAAAGCGACTCCAAAGAGGTGGCGCTTAGACTTGCCAGGCTGCTACTTGCGGAGGTGAAGGATGCCGCCAAGATCACTCTCAAAGTCAATCCGGATGATTACGACTACCTGAAAGCCAATCTTGCCGAGAGCGGCAGCGGGGTGGAGATAACGGCGGATCCGGCTGTAGGAGCCGGCGGAGTTATTATTCAGAGCGATATAGGAAATATAGACGGTGAGATAATGCACAGGTTTGAAAGAATCAAGGAAGCGGTTTTCGGAACCGTCAATCAAGGGAACGGATGA
- a CDS encoding flagellar M-ring protein FliF — translation MNFKDLATQLTRLYERLNRAQKLVIAGTLLAVIGFIVFLVMYTSSSRSGEYAVLFDHLSSKDAALVIQELEKEGVSYRIPKDGVIEVPREMVYRVRIDVASQGIPKESHVGFELFDTQQFGSTDFDQKVKFLRALEGELSRTIQSLQPIESASVHLALPKESVFVSKSTPPSASVVVKTVEGMRLSRKQIAGIKNIVAAAVPNLSPQNVKIVNEFGEPLNESGEEGADGELAKLQIDYKNRYESAYERKIVNILAPFIGSKDRVVAKVTIDFDFSRRESVEERYDPENVVRSEQSLEEKREGSGPAQTGGVPGAVSNIGPVQGLESSSNKEKYQKSTTTTNYEISKTVSNIKGPFASIKRVTAAVVVDGKYTPSGEGGMEYVPRTPEELEKISSLVKQAIGFDSRRGDEVSVSNFKFESVAREMEPNLYKTAVSTFYSYVEPIVPVLKYLLLAIVLFLFYKKVIAPFSERMLEIPVEESTEGEPVLSLGEEEHESLTEKFTEMRKKVEEQLGLTEELSEEELKYDILLDKIKEMAEEKTDEFAALINALIRDENELEQNAASKIKKESS, via the coding sequence ATGAATTTCAAAGATCTGGCAACACAGCTCACCAGGCTCTATGAGAGGCTCAACCGCGCGCAGAAACTCGTTATAGCCGGGACGCTGCTGGCCGTTATAGGCTTCATAGTCTTTCTGGTGATGTATACCTCCTCCTCCAGGAGCGGTGAGTATGCCGTGCTGTTCGATCATCTGAGCAGTAAAGACGCGGCTCTTGTGATTCAGGAGCTCGAAAAAGAGGGAGTATCATACAGAATTCCAAAAGACGGGGTAATAGAGGTCCCTCGTGAAATGGTCTACAGGGTCAGGATAGATGTAGCCTCCCAGGGAATCCCCAAGGAGAGCCATGTAGGCTTCGAACTATTCGATACCCAGCAGTTCGGCTCTACGGATTTCGACCAGAAAGTGAAGTTTTTGAGAGCTCTTGAAGGGGAACTGTCACGGACGATACAGAGTCTTCAACCCATAGAGAGCGCCTCTGTACATCTGGCGCTTCCCAAGGAGAGTGTCTTTGTCTCCAAGTCTACTCCCCCCAGTGCCTCGGTTGTGGTCAAGACGGTCGAAGGAATGCGCCTCTCCAGAAAGCAGATAGCCGGAATAAAGAATATTGTCGCCGCTGCGGTGCCGAATCTCTCACCGCAGAATGTGAAAATCGTCAATGAGTTCGGCGAACCGCTGAACGAGAGCGGTGAAGAGGGGGCCGATGGAGAGCTTGCGAAGCTGCAGATAGATTACAAAAACCGCTACGAATCCGCATATGAGCGGAAGATAGTGAATATACTGGCACCATTCATAGGCTCGAAGGATCGTGTGGTGGCCAAAGTGACCATCGATTTCGATTTCTCCAGAAGAGAGAGTGTCGAGGAGCGTTACGACCCGGAGAATGTGGTCAGAAGCGAGCAGAGTCTGGAGGAGAAGCGTGAGGGTTCTGGGCCGGCCCAAACAGGAGGTGTTCCCGGTGCCGTAAGCAATATCGGTCCCGTACAGGGACTCGAGTCATCTTCCAATAAAGAGAAGTACCAGAAGTCTACAACCACTACGAACTACGAGATATCGAAAACGGTATCGAATATAAAGGGCCCGTTCGCATCCATCAAGCGCGTCACGGCGGCAGTTGTTGTCGACGGGAAGTACACCCCGTCCGGAGAGGGCGGCATGGAGTATGTCCCAAGGACTCCGGAAGAGCTGGAGAAAATCTCTTCTCTGGTAAAACAGGCGATCGGCTTCGACAGCAGACGCGGCGATGAGGTTAGTGTATCGAATTTCAAATTCGAGTCTGTAGCACGTGAGATGGAACCGAACCTATACAAAACGGCCGTCTCCACCTTCTACTCATATGTAGAACCTATAGTTCCGGTACTGAAGTATCTTCTGCTTGCCATCGTTCTCTTTCTCTTCTATAAAAAGGTCATCGCCCCGTTCAGCGAGAGAATGCTCGAGATTCCGGTAGAGGAGAGCACAGAGGGAGAGCCTGTTCTCAGCCTGGGAGAGGAGGAGCATGAGTCGCTGACCGAAAAGTTTACCGAAATGCGTAAAAAGGTGGAAGAACAGCTCGGGCTGACGGAAGAGCTCAGTGAAGAGGAGCTCAAATATGATATATTACTGGACAAGATCAAGGAGATGGCCGAAGAGAAGACGGATGAGTTTGCGGCACTGATCAATGCTCTTATCCGTGACGAGAACGAACTGGAGCAGAATGCGGCCAGCAAAATCAAAAAGGAGAGCTCGTGA
- a CDS encoding 1-deoxy-D-xylulose 5-phosphate synthase: MNIKEMSLPELEKLADEIRKLILDVVSRHGGHLSSTLGATDLIVAMHYVFDVEKDPFLFDVSHQAYAHKLLTDRWDRFETLRQFGGISGYTKPSESPYDYYVAGHSSTSVSLAVGAAKAIRLKGEEGERIPVAMIGDGAMSAGMVYEALNELGDRKYPAVIILNDNEMSIAKPIGAISRILSQAMASPFYQKFKERTEKMLEHLPDSAAYMAKRMEEGIRMITPGILFEEMGLEYIGPVDGHDLEQLIETLTVAKEMRKPVIVHAQTIKGKGYKIAEGYYEHWHGVGPFDKESGESLKRGGSKSATEIFGNKLCELAKSDGKIVGVTAAMPSGTGIKLLMEKFPERFWDVGIAEQHAVTSMGPLAKEGFKPFVAIYSTFLQRGFDQIVHDIALMNVPVAFAIDRAGIVGEDGETHQGAFDIGYLRIIPNMTLFAPRDNATLELAVEYASTFPTPCAFRYPRGAMMLENGRYEASPFELGRAEYLEEEGEILLIGYGNGVGRAVKTADELMSAGVKAAILDLRFVKPIDTELLERAAEKFSKWFVFSDGAKEGGVASAIMEVMKPDALHKVEIDSFEYEDRFIPHGNTKRVEESLGLLPEQIAKEIDLPPNLGPIPELDFDCISGDIFSA, encoded by the coding sequence ATGAATATAAAAGAGATGAGTCTGCCGGAGCTCGAGAAGCTCGCGGATGAGATACGCAAACTTATATTGGATGTTGTCAGCCGGCACGGCGGTCATTTGAGCAGTACTCTAGGTGCGACAGACCTGATAGTTGCGATGCATTACGTTTTTGACGTCGAAAAGGATCCCTTCCTGTTCGATGTGAGCCATCAGGCCTATGCCCACAAACTTCTTACGGATAGGTGGGATAGATTCGAGACACTGCGCCAGTTCGGCGGAATAAGCGGATACACGAAGCCTTCTGAATCCCCTTACGACTACTATGTAGCCGGACACAGCTCCACATCCGTATCTCTGGCCGTCGGAGCCGCCAAGGCTATCAGGCTGAAAGGTGAGGAGGGGGAGCGGATACCTGTAGCTATGATCGGAGACGGGGCTATGAGCGCGGGGATGGTCTATGAGGCTCTCAATGAACTGGGTGACAGGAAATACCCGGCAGTCATTATACTGAACGACAATGAGATGAGCATTGCAAAACCTATCGGTGCGATCAGCCGAATACTCTCCCAGGCAATGGCAAGCCCCTTCTATCAGAAGTTCAAAGAGAGGACGGAGAAGATGCTCGAACATCTGCCGGACTCAGCCGCATATATGGCGAAAAGGATGGAAGAGGGTATAAGAATGATAACCCCGGGCATACTTTTCGAAGAGATGGGGCTGGAGTATATCGGCCCGGTCGACGGTCACGATCTGGAGCAGCTCATAGAGACTCTCACAGTCGCGAAGGAGATGCGAAAACCGGTTATCGTACATGCGCAGACAATCAAAGGCAAGGGTTACAAAATCGCGGAAGGGTACTACGAGCACTGGCACGGAGTGGGACCTTTCGACAAGGAGAGCGGAGAGAGTCTGAAAAGAGGCGGTTCCAAAAGCGCAACGGAGATCTTCGGCAACAAGCTGTGTGAACTGGCAAAGAGCGACGGGAAGATTGTGGGTGTAACTGCCGCGATGCCGAGCGGAACCGGGATAAAACTTTTGATGGAGAAGTTCCCTGAGCGGTTCTGGGATGTCGGAATAGCCGAGCAGCATGCCGTTACATCGATGGGGCCTCTGGCAAAAGAGGGCTTCAAACCTTTTGTCGCCATCTACTCCACCTTTCTTCAAAGAGGATTCGACCAGATTGTGCACGATATCGCACTGATGAACGTACCGGTCGCCTTTGCGATCGACAGAGCCGGGATTGTCGGCGAGGATGGAGAGACGCACCAGGGTGCATTCGATATAGGGTATCTGCGAATCATCCCCAATATGACACTTTTCGCTCCGCGTGACAACGCAACCCTGGAGCTTGCGGTAGAGTATGCTTCGACTTTCCCGACACCCTGCGCCTTCAGGTACCCGCGGGGGGCGATGATGCTCGAAAACGGAAGATACGAAGCGTCACCCTTCGAGCTCGGTAGAGCGGAGTATCTCGAGGAAGAGGGAGAGATACTGCTGATAGGTTACGGTAACGGGGTCGGACGGGCCGTGAAGACGGCAGATGAGCTTATGAGTGCCGGAGTGAAAGCCGCGATACTGGACTTGCGTTTCGTAAAACCTATAGACACCGAACTGCTCGAGAGGGCGGCAGAGAAGTTTTCAAAATGGTTCGTTTTCAGCGATGGAGCGAAAGAGGGGGGTGTCGCATCGGCGATCATGGAAGTGATGAAACCGGATGCTCTGCACAAAGTCGAGATCGACTCTTTCGAATATGAGGATAGGTTCATACCGCACGGAAATACGAAAAGAGTGGAGGAGTCCCTGGGGCTTCTGCCGGAGCAGATCGCTAAGGAGATTGACCTGCCCCCAAATTTAGGTCCAATCCCAGAGTTAGATTTTGATTGTATATCAGGCGACATATTTTCTGCCTGA